The Salvia miltiorrhiza cultivar Shanhuang (shh) chromosome 2, IMPLAD_Smil_shh, whole genome shotgun sequence DNA window TAAATTTCTAATGATGCTATTATATATGAGTTTCAAATCACGACGAATCAGCACGGTCAAATATAGATTGGATTTCatagataatttatatatatatatatatttagtttcaattgatataattttttttgccacCCCTTAATAGAAATTCTACGTCCGCCACTGCCAGCGCCTTCATtttcgaatttaaaaaaaaaattgactaacgGTAGACTGACGGAGTTAGGGCGGAGGAGGTTAAATGTTCGATTTTTGGTACTTTAGGGGCtaaattgcacacacagtgagtaagaggagtGAAACGCTATAAGGGCCTCTACTTAAGGGGCCTATCTGAACCTTAACCCTTtataaattacattttttttctttttatatttttctttttattttatttatttctaatattgtgaaatttgactaattataaaaatatttaatatgcatatcaaaataaatatcattataagagtttttttatgtatatatttgattaaaatgtaaaagatatatttatttaaatattaaaatttaaaacaaaattccTCCCATCTCTCAACTTTTtgataaatctatttttaattattttttatttttattttcactttttaacttatttttttgtcttattatatcaatttttgttattgtaattttaaatcTATGAATGGGTCAAAGGTTCGGAGCATAAATGAGTCGAAGGTTGGCTTAACGAATGTTGATACTCTTATCAAATTATAAATCTCCGTGTATTTAAACAACTCAGGTTAGATTATGCAATTTTTTGGgggaaaaaatatttttaaacaaGAATCATTGAAGAACATATTTGAGGCAATGAATATACAActcttttcttttataattattattattattttttttttttttttttttttttggaaggaTCGTATATCGCCGGAAGCACATATTTCCTGGCGCTGGCACCATGCGCATTGTAGCTAGCACCACTAGTCTTGTCCACCAGCAAATCTCCGGCGTAACCAGGGTACGCCCCCTTCGCGTACACCCCGGGGCATGCCGTCGCGGCTTCCAGCGGCGCATCGGCCGGCCCCTGATAGAACCCGTTCCCGAAGGGATTGGTGGCGGTTCCTGCCAGAAGCCCGGACAAATTGATCACCATTCCATCAAGGCCGACGTCGTTGTTGGGAGCAATTAAAGGCGGGCTCTGCGGGCCGTCAATGGGCTGGTGGAACGGCCACGCGCAGTAGCCGGGGCACTGAGTCTCCGAGTTCCCCACCCAAATGTAGGCGAACTTCTTGTTTTTCCCCTTGACGGCGGTGGATTTGGAGCCGTGAGTTCCGCAGCGGTTCTGGCAGAAGCCGTCCACGGCGACGTCGGACGCCGTCAGCACGACGTTGATTGCGTTCGTCTTCTCGCCCTTGGAGGCCAGATCGACGAGTTGGTCCTGAGTCAGAGATTTGCCGATCGAGTAGGAATCGTCGAGGATTTGGTTGTTGaggtagagagagagggatgaggTTTTGGAGGTGGCGAGGTGGTAATACTTCTCGGTGATCTTCCACCACGCCGCCACGGAGGGCTGGGGCTGCGGCGGCGACGAGGGCGAGAGAGATGTGATGAAATCGGCGACGATTGCGCGTTGGGAAGGGGTGAATTTGCCGTACCAAATTAAGTTAACGGAGATTCTGCCTTGGAGAAGGGCGCCCTTGTGGTATTTCAGCAGCTGGGTTTGTGTGTCTTCAACTAGAGAATTGGGGGTTGCTCTTGATGCAATGCACACAaccaagagagagaaaatagctAACAATTTGAGAATGGTGGAAGAAGCCATTGAAATTTGTGATTTAATTTTGAgatcgaagagagagagagagagagatgtggaTGAAGTGAGGAATGAAGAAGGCGGAGGAGGGTATTTATACAAGGGGATTTGGGCAATTGAAAATTGGCAGTGAAGTCAAAACGCGGTTTAGTGAGTAGGAAGAGTGTGTCAAGTGGGTAGCCGTTGCTTTATGGCATAGCTGCTTTCATCTAACCACCATTACAGCTTATATATTTCCACTAATATAATCCttattttaaattctttaattttgatgcaataGCATCACAGCTTCATCCATCCAATGCTACggtataataaaattaatactctCCAATAACTTTTTAAAGGAGGAAGAcaccaattttaaaataaagttgttGAGTGCATAAAAACATCTCCAACATTAAAATTTAGGGTGCCGGATCGAGTCGACATGTGTCGCGCAAGGGAACCCACGAATTCGTGCTGGACACGATTGTTGGTGCCGGGCATAGAATGGAGAAAAGCGGATAACGTGTGAAACACGCGcgattaaaaaagaaaaaggagagAGAGTTGGCTGGAGGAGGACAACAGTCATGTATAatagaaaaatgagaataatgagaTTTGCCCTATTTTGTTTAGTTTTAGTTGGGCTTTTTGCCCTATTTCATtttgagttatttaattttgtatggGTTAGGAATGTTCataatataaaattagactcatatcgtgtttgtgtgtgtggaCTAAGAGCATCTGCATCGCTGACA harbors:
- the LOC131010904 gene encoding protein PHOSPHATE-INDUCED 1-like, yielding MASSTILKLLAIFSLLVVCIASRATPNSLVEDTQTQLLKYHKGALLQGRISVNLIWYGKFTPSQRAIVADFITSLSPSSPPQPQPSVAAWWKITEKYYHLATSKTSSLSLYLNNQILDDSYSIGKSLTQDQLVDLASKGEKTNAINVVLTASDVAVDGFCQNRCGTHGSKSTAVKGKNKKFAYIWVGNSETQCPGYCAWPFHQPIDGPQSPPLIAPNNDVGLDGMVINLSGLLAGTATNPFGNGFYQGPADAPLEAATACPGVYAKGAYPGYAGDLLVDKTSGASYNAHGASARKYVLPAIYDPSKKKKKKKK